Proteins encoded by one window of Lathyrus oleraceus cultivar Zhongwan6 chromosome 1, CAAS_Psat_ZW6_1.0, whole genome shotgun sequence:
- the LOC127132444 gene encoding TMV resistance protein N, whose product MASTSSSFNQGYVYHVFLSFRGEDTRETFTGHLYNALDQRGINTFIDDEGLRIGEEISQSLLNAIEESRISIIIFSKNYANSTWCLDELVKILECKKQKGQVVCSVFYNISPSDVRHQRGSYEEAFDMLEERFQDKKEKVKKWRLALTEAANLSGWHFSNGYEFKFIQSIVDEVSRKLNRIPLNVATHPVGLQARVSDVNSLLELECNDVKMIGIYGIGGIGKTTIAKAVYNTIYDQFRYASFLANVRESASHKAGLVKLQERLLFEILGEQGMKLGNVDKGINVIKDRLCRRKVLLVIDNVDDVEQLQALVGGFDWFGPGSRIIITTRDKHLLTAHEIGLTYEVKKLNHIESLQLFSWSAFKRSEPKDTYLEISNRAVCYAEGLPLALTVLGSDLCGRSIRQWESALDKYKRTPNRKVQDILRISFDSLEENEKEIFLYVACFFKGEIMEYVSKALRACDLHPVIGIAVLVDKSLINLDERGVLSMHDLIQDMGKEIVRQESPTDPGKRSRLWYYEDVLQVLTDGTGTDKIQGIMLSLPEKQEVHLKAQDLKKLRNLRMLIIRNAEFFGGNVNLPNSLRMLDWEEYPSPSLPSEFLPEKIVMLELRHSHITLNKPFKNYANMASLNLSSCEFLLKIPDVSGIPNLEQIILEDCKSLVEIHESLGSLDKLVYLGVERCTEIKKLPSVLNLPSLSCIALNGCSQLEIFPNLLGKMENLRIIEADETAIQELPSNMVNFSNLQVLVLKSCANLTDPNRTISSLPNLELLDISGCPKLQLFQKSNESSSNLELSPKACQDFDSSGIESTHGFPLLEALELSNCSLSDEDLHIFSCFSNLTSLDISRNHFLTLPKCFNRLGTLQKLYMANCNNLQQILGIPSNLEHTDATSCTMLNAQSLNLLLNQGFHKAFKFEVIAPRPRLPMPFKFNYHSKEGSMSFSIGQKFPRIALCFMFELGNKRVGFFACAVEISINGQKASNKEQYFLSVSGDLVWLYHQENLIDLNTYLVHEHNHVEVSCDIFDMVKGADVTVCFSGVHEYKEDEEAHEYQYQYEDKLEIGCCTMPENLRLRETSDEQMQELSPSISSEKLEANGSMAQKNRKTRDIFSDNTIHQIKEISSLDMQLYDDRIWDPMLLECQLNNKHEKNKDNIEMEPTDHEYNSNDISVIPMEHDNMEAFYSSLHAETYISLGDTSDVSKLVYPKMSEETRKALEILKELLSKQISHLIEPTSTTSMRTTLEYLCTLIAEDDDVSMRLKSVILQLLADFTQWSCDYNDANMKLESSILVLSKLQNLEEGVVANKDQFSEVVSIESGLTGQLVYLEERMKELQEKISVVKMNISISEVARDAAVRKKRETFEEGRELKAQRDELRKRRLRLRAEQESAKVTKGYIEDEWSKIGEKFDRILKRFELDY is encoded by the exons ATGGCTTCAACCTCATCTTCTTTCAATCAAGGATATGTTTACCATGTTTTCTTAAGCTTTAGAGGCGAAGATACGCGCGAGACTTTTACCGGTCATCTTTACAATGCTCTTGATCAAAGGGGAATCAACACTTTCATAGATGATGAAGGGTTAAGGATTGGAGAAGAGATATCACAGTCTCTTCTTAATGCAATAGAAGAATCAAGGATTTCAATCATTATATTCTCTAAGAACTATGCTAATTCGACTTGGTGTCTGGATGAACTTGTCAAGATTCTTGAGTGTAAGAAACAGAAAGGACAAGTTGTTTGCtcggttttttataatattagtCCGTCGGACGTTAGGCATCAGAGAGGAAGTTATGAAGAAGCTTTTGATATGCTTGAAGAAAGATTTCAAGATAAGAAGGAAAAGGTGAAGAAATGGAGATTGGCTTTGACTGAAGCTGCAAATCTTTCTGGATGGCATTTTAGTAATGG GTATGAATTTAAATTTATCCAAAGCATAGTTGATGAGGTGTCAAGAAAACTGAATCGGATTCCTCTAAACGTCGCTACACATCCGGTTGGACTCCAAGCTCGCGTATCAGATGTTAACTCGCTCTTAGAACTAGAATGCAATGATGTTAAAATGATAGGAATTTATGGTATTGGTGGAATTGGTAAAACAACCATTGCTAAAGCTGTGTACAACACAATATATGATCAATTTCGATATGCGAGTTTTCTAGCAAATGTGAGAGAAAGTGCAAGTCATAAGGCTGGTTTGGTTAAACTCCAAGAGAGACTTCTTTTTGAGATACTTGGAGAGCAAGGAATGAAATTAGGCAATGTTGATAAAGGAATCAATGTAATAAAAGATAGGTTATGCAGAAGAAAAGTTTTACTTGTTATTGATAATGTGGATGATGTGGAGCAATTACAAGCATTAGTCGGCGGATTTGATTGGTTTGGTCCTGGAAGTCGGATTATCATAACTACAAGAGATAAACATTTGTTAACCGCTCATGAAATTGGTTTAACTTATGAGGTGAAGAAGTTAAACCATATTGAATCTCTTCAATTATTTAGTTGGAGTGCATTTAAAAGAAGTGAACCTAAAGATACTTATTTGGAAATTTCGAATAGAGCCGTTTGTTACGCAGAAGGTCTTCCATTGGCTTTAACTGTTTTAGGTTCTGATTTGTGTGGTAGAAGTATTCGTCAGTGGGAATCTGCATTGGATAAGTACAAGAGAACTCCTAATAGGAAAGTGCAAGATATACTTAGAATAAGTTTTGACAGTTTAGAGGAAAATGAGAAGGAGATTTTTCTCTATGTAGCATGTTTCTTTAAAGGAGAGATCATGGAATATGTTTCGAAAGCGTTGCGCGCGTGCGATCTGCATCCTGTTATCGGTATCGCAGTGCTTGTTGATAAGTCTCTCATAAACTTGGATGAAAGAGGTGTATTGTCGATGCATGATCTTATACAAGATATGGGGAAGGAAATTGTTAGGCAAGAATCACCGACGGATCCTGGAAAACGTAGTAGGTTGTGGTATTATGAGGACGTGCTTCAAGTACTAACGGATGGAACG GGAACTGACAAGATTCAAGGTATAATGCTGAGCCTACCTGAAAAGCAAGAGGTGCATCTAAAAGCTCAAGACCTAAAGAAGTTGAGAAACCTACGAATGTTGATAATTCGGAATGCTGAATTTTTCGGAGGCAATGTAAATCTACCTAACAGTTTAAGGATGCTTGATTGGGAGGAATACCCTTCTCCATCTTTACCATCTGAGTTCCTTCCTGAGAAAATTGTAATGCTAGAGTTGCGGCACAGTCATATAACATTGAACAAGCCATTCAAG AACTATGCAAATATGGCTTCTCTGAATCTTAGTTCATGTGAGTTCTTGTTAAAAATACCTGATGTTTCGGGGATACCGAATTTAGAGCAAATTATTCTAGAGGACTGTAAGAGCTTAGTTGAGATTCATGAATCTCTTGGATCACTTGATAAACTAGTTTATTTAGGCGTTGAAAGGTGCACTGAGATAAAAAAGTTACCAAGTGTCCTAAACTTGCCATCTTTATCATGCATTGCTCTTAATGGATGTTCTCAACTTGAGATTTTTCCTAATTTGCTAGGGAAAATGGAGAATCTGAGAATCATCGAGGCGGACGAGACGGCTATACAAGAATTGCCTTCTAATATGGTCAATTTCAGCAACCTTCAGGTGTTAGTACTAAAGTCTTGCGCAAATCTTACGGATCCTAATAGAACCATTTCGTCGTTGCCAAATCTTGAGTTACTTGATATTTCTGGTTGTCCAAAACTTCAACTATTTCAAAAGTCCAATGAAAGTTCATCAAATTTAGAGTTATCACCAAAAGCATGTCAAGATTTTGACTCTTCAGGCATCGAATCCACGCATGGTTTCCCGTTATTGGAAGCACTCGAACTCAGTAACTGTAGTCTATCAGATGAAGATCTGCATATCTTCAGTTGCTTTTCCAACCTCACATCCTTAGACATATCAAGAAACCATTTTCTAACCCTACCAAAATGCTTCAACAGACTCGGTACCTTGCAGAAGCTTTACATGGCCAATTGTAACAACCTTCAACAAATTCTCGGGATTCCGTCTAATTTAGAACATACCGATGCTACTAGTTGCACAATGTTGAATGCACAATCATTGAACCTGTTATTAAACCAG GGATTCCACAAGGCATTTAAATTTGAAGTTATAGCACCAAGGCCAAGATTACCAATGCCATTCAAGTTCAACTACCATAGCAAAGAAGGATCCATGTCATTCTCGATTGGTCAAAAGTTCCCAAGAATTGCTCTATGCTTCATGTTTGAACTAGGAAATAAAAGAGTTGGATTTTTCGCTTGTGCAGTCGAGATATCTATTAATGGACAGAAAGCATCCAATAAAGAACAGTACTTCCTATCAGTTTCTGGTGATCTTGTATGGCTGTATCATCAAGAAAATCTGATAGATTTAAATACATATTTAGTGCATGAACATAATCACGTGGAAGTTTCTTGTGACATTTTTGACATGGTTAAAGGCGCGGATGTGACTGTATGCTTTTCTGGAGTTCATGAGTACAAGGAAGACGAGGAAGCACATGAATATCAATATCAATACGAAGATAAGTTGGAAATTGGGTGTTGCACCATGCCTGAGAATTTAAGGCTTCGTGAAACATCAGATGAACAGATGCAAGAACTTTCGCCTTCGATAAGCTcagaaaagcttgaagctaatGGTTCTATGGCTCAGAAGAATCGAAAAACTAGAGATATTTTTTCAGATAATACAATACATCAAATCAAGGAGATATCTTCATTGGATATGCAGCTATATGATGATAGAATTTGGGATCCAATGCTATTAGAATGTCAGTTAAACAACAAGCATGAGAAGAATAAAG ACAACATCGAAATGGAGCCAACGGATCATGAATATAATAGCAATGATATTTCTGTGATTCCTATGGAGCATGACAACATGGAAGCATTTTATTCTTCTCTACATGCTGAGACATACATTTCATTAGGAGATACAAGTGATGTTTCAAAACTGGTTTATCCTAAAATGAGCGAAGAAACCAGAAAAGCCTTGGAAATTTTGAAAGAACTGCTCTCAAAACAAATTTCTCATCTTATAGaaccaacatcaacaacatcTATGAGAACTACTTTGGAATATCTTTGTACTCTAATTGCAGAAGATGATGATGTCTCAATGAGGTTAAAGTCGGTAATACTACAACTTTTAGCCGATTTTACTCAGTGGAGCTGTGACTACAACGATGCAAACATGAAACTTGAGTCCTCAATTTTAGTACTATCAAAGCTACAAAATCTTGAAGAGGGTGTTGTAGCCAACAAGGATCAGTTCAGTGAGGTTGTGTCCATAGAAAGTGGGTTAACAGGCCAACTAGTTTATTTGGAAGAAAGAATGAAAGAGCTACAAGAGAAAATAAGTGTAGTTAAAATGAACATTTCAATCTCCGAAGTGGCTAGGGACGCTGCGGTTAGAAAGAAAAGAGAAACTTTTGAGGAAGGAAGAGAGTTGAAAGCTCAAAGAGATGAGTTGAGGAAGCGAAGGCTGCGGTTGAGAGCAGAACAAGAATCGGCCAAAGTTACCAAAGGATACATTGAGGATGAGTGGTCAAAGATTGGAGAGAAATTTGATAGAATCTTGAAAAGATTTGAGTTAGATTATTGA